Genomic DNA from Halobacteriovorax sp. DA5:
ACTTCATGTACTAGGGTGTAATTTGTTCGAGTTATCCACCATGAAACAAGCTGATGGGCCATATTTATTGAAGCTCTAACCGCAGTATGCTCATTGTAGTGTTTATGATCAGTTATAACGTTGTAAAATACTTTACTAACGTTACGAATATTATGATACCACTCGATGGCACCTTCACGATTAAAGCGACTTTTTGAAAAGCTTAGTGTAGAGATTTTAAATTTTCCAACACTCTCAGCAATTTCTTCTAGGTCTTGATCGCTGAGGTCTATCCCATAATCAAATCCCGTCTCGTTAACTAGATTCTTTATCTCAAAACGCTCTTTGTCTTTTTGGGAAGCGTAGATATTGTCCTCGCTATTATTGTCAATAATTGCACAATATGTAGACTTCTGACCAAGAATTAGACATAAAAATAAGACGTACATCACGCTAAGGATGTGATTTTCAGTATTCATCAACTTCATGAGTATTATCATAGCAAGTCTAGCGCCAAGTTAACTGGCTCTAAAGTACAAGTGATAGCAGTCCAATCTTTGAATATATAGAGTTAATTTAAGTTTTATTAAATCCATTTGCCAAATAATATATACTTGGAGGCAGCATGAAAAAACTGGTTATCTGCTCAGACCTTCATGAAGGTTCTGAAAAAAATATTCGTTCAGGTTTTAATTTTGCTAAGGCCCTAGGATTAAAACCTTCTCTCTACCATATCGATACAATTTCTCCTCAGATAGAAAAACAATTTCACGCGTCTTCGGCCCTGTCGCGTCGAATTGAAGATCCTATTTGGAAAAAGAGAATTGAAGAAACATCTTTAGAGATGGTGAACGCAACCCTTGGACGTCTTGATATTGATAAAGAAGATATTGATTTTGAAAACTTCGAGGGATCAATAAATGAAGGAATTGAGCATTTGAAGGAAGACCCTGAAATGGAGGTCCTGTCTGTCGGTGCCAGTCATCACGGTGACCTACATCGATTCTTTCTCAATACATTTGCAGAAAAATCTCTTTTTAATTTGAATAAGGATGTTCTTATCAATAAATCTGGAGTCGATACATTTAAAAAAATAACTTATCTTATTCCTTATGAGTCAATCGATGAAGATGATTTGGCAAAAGTTGCAAATCTTGCAAAATGTAACAACGCTAAAGTTCATATGGATTGTATCGTTCCAATTAATTTTGTGAGCTATAATTTGGAAGTATTCCCTGATGGGCCTTTTCCTCGAGAAGTCCTTTCTAATGAGATGTCTGAGCTTCATAAGGGAGCCGAGGATGAGCTTCAAAAGGCACAGGCACTGTTAAAGAAACAAGGAGTAGAAGCGAGCTATACATTAAAGATGATTCTCAATGCTGAACCAGCACGTCGTCTTGAAGAGTTACTTAAAGAAGAAAAGTCAGATCTTGTAGTTTTAAAACCACAGCATTATATTTTTGAACACCTTTCTCTTGGTAGTGTTACTTTAGATATAATGAAAAGAACTGATTGCAATATTTATCTTCTACATGTTTAGCTTAAATCTTGTTCAATAGTTGATTTGAGTTCACTAAAGTCCACAGGCTTATTAAAGTAGTGCTTAATATCAAGTTTACTCACTTCTTCTAGTGTTTTTTGATCACCATAAGCAGACATCATATAGATGATGATATGTGGATATTTCTTTTTAACTTCTTTTACGAGTTCTATGCCATTCATATCAGGCATATTTATATCTGTGACGAGTACAGTTATGTCTATACCTTTATCACTAGCTAGTTTTGTAAGAGCTTCCTTTCCTGATAATGCAAATTGTGTACTTAGCTTTCCTGCTAGAACATCTTCTTCATATATCATTTCGATAAGTTCAAGTAGAGCTTCTTCATCATCAACAAAGAGTATATTAATCGCCATCGCTATGCCTCCACCTTTCCTTTGGAATACTTAAAGTAACTTCTGTCCAATTACCAATATCGCTTTTAAATGAAATATCAATTTTATCGTTATGTAGTAAGAATTTTGCAATTGCCAGCCCCAATCCACCACTCGTTTTTTGTGAGGTTGCAGAATAAAAGGGGAGAGTGACACTTTTTACATATTCTTGTGAGATGCCTATTCCCGTATCTTTAATTTTAAGTAATAACGATTGATTGTTATTATCAATTTCGATATTTATAC
This window encodes:
- a CDS encoding universal stress protein, giving the protein MKKLVICSDLHEGSEKNIRSGFNFAKALGLKPSLYHIDTISPQIEKQFHASSALSRRIEDPIWKKRIEETSLEMVNATLGRLDIDKEDIDFENFEGSINEGIEHLKEDPEMEVLSVGASHHGDLHRFFLNTFAEKSLFNLNKDVLINKSGVDTFKKITYLIPYESIDEDDLAKVANLAKCNNAKVHMDCIVPINFVSYNLEVFPDGPFPREVLSNEMSELHKGAEDELQKAQALLKKQGVEASYTLKMILNAEPARRLEELLKEEKSDLVVLKPQHYIFEHLSLGSVTLDIMKRTDCNIYLLHV
- a CDS encoding response regulator yields the protein MAINILFVDDEEALLELIEMIYEEDVLAGKLSTQFALSGKEALTKLASDKGIDITVLVTDINMPDMNGIELVKEVKKKYPHIIIYMMSAYGDQKTLEEVSKLDIKHYFNKPVDFSELKSTIEQDLS